GCCCTGAAAATCATGTACCGGAAATAAGATACAATTTATTCCAAAACTGAAGTAGATTATCAGTGGGCATCATCTTTCAAGTGTACAGATAACATTTGGTCATATCAGTCGTAGCAATATTGGATAACATTAAAAGTAAAGCCTCCAAATATGCGAAAATGTCAGATGCAAGTCAAGAAATATGCCATAATTTCAGAGTAAGATAATGTCTTGTACCAACAATTCAAGTGAAAGAAAATCCAAGGTGTTGTTTTCCAATATTCTGACTGTTCATTAAGTTTGTATTCATCGGTTGTCATTAGCTCTTAAAATTACACAAGAGATGTCTACCTTTGACATAACAATGATAACATACACAATTTTGTATTTTAGGGATAAGTCACACGCAACAACAATTTCATAACAGCAATACTTGTGCTTGTTAAAGATTGTTCTGTATATTTGGAACTAGTAAAATACACTGATGTGGGATATGTGAAAAGCTATTCTTCCAATTTCCTGATTTTTGACTGAAGATAAATTTTCTGTAATTTCAGAACCTCAATTTCCAGTAACAAGTTCTCTTTTTCCAAAACTGCTGAGGAAGTAGCTGATGTGGAGACTGATGTGCAGgctgatgctgatgttgatggtgatgccAATGATGGCTCTAACTCTCTGAAACATAAACGTATATCATCAATCTTGTattcattttaatacatatgcTTTTCAATTCCTGTTTTCTGTTCTTATTTTATATCTTAAAAGAAGGTTTAACTAATTTCTAATTTTAAATTATGACTTCACACAGTCAGTCATGCATGTAGCCTGGGGAACTCATATAATACTATCAATAACTTATTACCTACTTTTCGAAGGATTGGTCTAGCTGTAGGAGCTGTATGAAGCTTGAATCCATTGACATTGGCCCAATCCCGGTTAGGACAGTGTTATCCCTGCCAATACAGTCCACCACCGCCTCTGTGACAGGGCTTATAGGTGTTGGGGGTGGTCCACCGCCTGAAAATATAGTCAGACTTACTTTGAATTAATTATACTACTATAACATACCGCATTGGTGagattaaaaatattacacaatcAACCCATAGTCACCTGCTCATGTGAAATATAGAtgatcaattttattcatggcAATGAACAGATTTACCTCACACAAAACTAAAAGTtggtgtttttgtgattttataaTTCATAAACAATGGTGTGATATGACACTACTTTAGGTTTTCTCCTGTGCTTTTAAAATACTTACATAACTGAAAGAAAGTCGGATTTATTATGGTGAGTAAAATTGTTATGGTCAGTGGGAAAATTTTGGGTCAGTAGAGACATGGGAACCCCAAGAATTTTTTTAGGCCTTATCCCAGATATATTACTCTTTGTAGGAAATAAAATCTAAAAATTACCGGTTGCAGTTGTTGAATTCTTCAATGTGCTGTAAGCACTTTTTCCGGCACTCTTCAGATTCTTCCATTTCTTAATGACCTCCTCTTTGCTTCTTTGTTGGTGACCCTTTGCATTGAGGGTGTCTGtgattttctaagacaaaaattGGTTCACATTTGGATTAATATTACCTGGATCCTtggtttgaaaataacaaatttgGTTTTGGCATTCTTCTGTTTCAGGAGAGAACAtgacaattttcaaattaatgTAAAAGTAATTTTTCATTATGATTAATGATTTCTCTGATTTAGTATTTGTGTACCATTACTCAGGGACATTATAAGTTGAACCAAACGacttttggtctgtagaaaagAATGTAcggaatatttctgtaaataaacaatcatTACTGACAGCATAATACTTTATATTACAAGGAGGGAATTGGTGCAAATCAACCATTTTTAAGAAAATCAGTTTACacaaaaattgataaaatgcattaaATGGTGCTCGTAAATTTTTATACTAATTGATGATGTTGAAGGTTCGTATATATTTCCTATTGTACAATGTACCATCAATTCATGAGGTAATTATACATAATTACGTGTTATTAAAATTTATCCTGATAAGACGTTCTTTAACGTGTTGAATGCACTCACCTGCCACGCCTCATGTCGGTTTGCCGAAGTCACACCCGGTCCGAATCTCCCATCTATTACAGTCTTCCTCTCCTTCACTAATTCTGCTAACAGCAGACATTCTTCTTTATGCCAGttgggttttcttttcttgctagCATCGGTCTCGACCATGATTTCTTGTCGTCTGCGTTCCGATGACAGAAGGGAATCCCCGCTTGACGTCACTTTTTATTTTCTTGCATTAAAGAGTTCCACCGGAAGTTTTCCGTTGCTGGTATTTTCCCACTAGCAACGATGCGCACGCACCGCGGCCAAGAACTTAAGTTTATGATGGACTTAACCTCCGACTCAGCTAAGTTTTTGACTAAGTCACTTTATGAATACGAACTTAAGTTTCTGACTTAGCTAAGTCAATTTTTGAAAACTTAAGACAAAACTTAAGAGAAATCTTAGACTTTTTTAGAATACCGCCCCTGGATTACCAAATGGAGGTCCGAGACACTTAAATATTACTATTAATACCATGTTGTATCAGTGTTGTAAGTCAGTTACTgtcattgtattgtgtatcataatcatcacattgttacagtaaTTACATTGCCAGTGACACCATAACCTGCTAGTAGCAGACTCGgtgataacttattgttacttgattgactttttgaaaaaaaaatattttgacttcTTCTTTCCGTGGATGCTAATTAATTTTGTTGCGCCCACTGCCACTTTTACCGGTACCGGGCCCAAGAATTTGTGTCCCATAAATCCCTGCACATGTATGATATTCCTCACTTACCACAGTTTGGGAACATATTCACTGGTGAATAGCATAAAAGACATAATTCACTGTAAGTCAACTGCTTTTAAACCTGTGATTGTGACTCTCAAGTGACTGGATGAGGTAACACATTCATACCCTGACTCCAGTATCAAGGACACTTTCACAACATCATGTATATCAACATACATCACTTCAATCTGAAATCACTTTCTTCCCAGCTGTCAAGGTATGGCTTAGCATTTAGCTAGTCCGCTAAGAGGAATGGATTAGGGAaagagagtgagcgagtgtggttttatgccactcttaGCCATACTCCAGCAAGTTTACAGTGGGGACtcaacattgtgcccatgtggggaattgaacccgggtcttcagtgtgacaaacactttaaccaatggGCTACCCAATTGTTCTATTAGGGAGTGAGAGGTTTAACAATAGACTACACCACCAGCCAGCTCAGGAGGACCAACACTTAGACAAGGCATTAGAGAAATGTGGATTCTGTTACTGACAGTATTAATGAATAACAAATGGCTGttatatatactgacatatGATTGTTAAATTTacatttgtgtttatttatatAGAGtctattttgtaaatgtttacaaacaacgATGTATAAATAAAACTGCAACATTTACAGATGTATTTaatttatgcatgtatgtaggaaTGTGTGCATTTTCTCATTTAATCTGTATACTATACCTACACATCTGGATAAAGTACATATACTGAAACAATGTGGCAAACTGGCCTGTGTTGTGTTTTCACATCATTGACAAGTGCTTCATTAACACATCTATAATGAAAAACCACAACACCAAAATATCAGTActgtgagtgagcgaatttagttttatgccccttttagcaatattccagcattatcacggcaaggaacaccagaaacggctTAATAAATGTGGGAAaacaaacccgggtcttcggcgtgacaagcaaaggcttcaaccactgggctatcccactgccctgTATCACTACTGTGAAGAACACCTTACTGCATATGTACTGTGGAGACATCATGgatcataattttgtttgtttgatgagaGATGCATGTGTTTTTCCAGCTATAGGGAGACATATGTCCAATTGTAAATATTCAcatctggaccagtcaatccaggtATCAcaggcatcgatctgcgcagtcgggatacaatgatatgtcagCCAAGCCAGCATGCTTCACTACCCAGTCTTAGTGTTGTTATGGTTGTTGAAGGCTAACTTTAACTATCTATCCCAGATATAAGACCTAAAGGACAGCACAACACCTGCTGTTTCGTGGTTTCTGCTACCTACCTGACTCTGTGACATCTCTGTGAACTAGTTTAGCATCCTTTGGGTCGAAGGCTCCTGTCCGGATGACGTAGTCAGTACTCAAGGCCATTGTGTTCACCCAGTGACTGTGGCCCTGCAGGGTCCGACACAGAACTCCCTGCAACATGTTATCAGTGTGTGGAATTGCTCACATCACAGAGGGCCTGGAtttgatttctcacatgggtacaatgagtaaaacccatttctggtatgccTCACTGGAGCCATAGGTGGACCGCCGAGATAGGGGGGCAGCTGCCCCCTAAATCTTTTGCACAGATTACTTTTTATGTATTTCATAGAACACTCTTTTGATGATGATAATTCCTCCTCTATTATGAAAAGCTGACTACAGCCCTGCCCACCgaacattactgaaatatttctaaaagtgtcATAAACACTTAGTCATCAGAAGCATTTGGCATAGCTCAGtgtccaagggagacaactctaaagAAAAGTTAATTAGACAGGCACAAACTGGCCTTCCTTTGCTACAATAACAACTAAAATAGCAACATGACTAGCACATGAAATAAACACTGCCAACCATGATTgaacaaacaaaaatgactCACATCAGCGGCTCTCCACACCTTGACAGTGCGGTCCTGTGAGGCTGTATAAAGGAGGTCCGTGCCCCCCCACTTGACGCAGGACACAGACTGCAGGTGCCCCGATAGAGTCAGGTGGGTGTGGCCTAAAACTGTATCCCAGATCCTCACTGTGCCGTCCTGGTGGCCAACAAAACATACATCACATCATGAATCCATAGAGGT
The window above is part of the Haliotis asinina isolate JCU_RB_2024 chromosome 1, JCU_Hal_asi_v2, whole genome shotgun sequence genome. Proteins encoded here:
- the LOC137258628 gene encoding nuclear apoptosis-inducing factor 1-like, whose product is MVETDASKKRKPNWHKEECLLLAELVKERKTVIDGRFGPGVTSANRHEAWQKITDTLNAKGHQQRSKEEVIKKWKNLKSAGKSAYSTLKNSTTATGGGPPPTPISPVTEAVVDCIGRDNTVLTGIGPMSMDSSFIQLLQLDQSFEKELEPSLASPSTSASACTSVSTSATSSAVLEKENLLLEIEVLKLQKIYLQSKIRKLEE